A genome region from Numida meleagris isolate 19003 breed g44 Domestic line chromosome 14, NumMel1.0, whole genome shotgun sequence includes the following:
- the SMPD4 gene encoding LOW QUALITY PROTEIN: sphingomyelin phosphodiesterase 4 (The sequence of the model RefSeq protein was modified relative to this genomic sequence to represent the inferred CDS: inserted 1 base in 1 codon), with product MSDDAKXTATAEARREAWLGDMAGPYLQQPSYLLATLKADCINKPFAQRCHDLETVIEEFPAKELHGIFPWLVESIFGSLDGILVGWNLRCLQGRTNPTEYSVALDFLDPSGPMMKLVYKLQAEEYRYDFPVSYLPGPVKASIQEQVLPECSLYHNKVQFPSSGGLGLNLALNPFEYYMFYFAISLITQKNSPITHHISPSNSAYFILVDTYLKCFLPTEGSVLPPPSSNPGGAIPSPTPRSPAVPFTSYGMHHTSLLKRHIAHQPSVNADPASQEIWRSETLLQIFVEMWLHHYSLEMYQKMQSPHVKLEVLHYRLSISSKHHGSPAQSSYQALHAYQESFKPTEEHVLVVRLLVKHLHAFSNSLKPEPLSPSAHSHTASPLEEFKRVVIPRFVQQKLYIFLQHCFGHWPLDASFRAVLEMWLSYLQPWRYAPEKPPQTAELLPRSVSEKWAAFIQENLLMYTKLFVGFLNRTLRTDLVSPKNALMVFRVAKVFAQPNLAEMILKGEQLFLEPELVIPHRQHRLFMTPTLGGSFFSSWPPTITDASFKVKSHVYSLEGQDFQYKQMFGTEVRNLVLKLAQLICQAQQTAKSISDHSAETMASHSFFSWFKFTPSEMNGSYTGNDLDEIGQDSIKKTDEYLEKALEYLCQIFKLNEAQLTQMMMKCGTAQDENGKKQLPDCIESEDGLILTPLGRYQMINGLRRFDVQYQGDTELQPIRSYENATLVRLLYRLSSALNERFADRMDVLCSREDFVGRFCRYHLTNPHLVQKIRYSPVLKDRTNQNWGPRISLRFLASYRTLISLLMLYLIASWFCIGPMSCTFIILFSYFLYAVIMTFFFEGRKPHEH from the exons CCAAG GAACTACATGGCATCTTCCCGTGGTTGGTGGAGAGCATTTTTGGTAGCCTGGATGGCATCCTCGTGGGCTGGAATCTTCGCTGTTTGCAAGGAAGAACAAATCCTACTGAGTATTCTGTGGCTTTGGATTTCCTGGATCCCAG TGGTCCAATGATGAAGCTGGTTTACAAGCTTCAAGCAGAAGAGTACAGATATGATTTCCCAGTCTCCTATCTTCCA GGTCCTGTGAAGGCATCAATACAAGAGCAGGTCCTACCAGAATGCTCTTTATACCACAACAAAGTCCAGTTTCCTTCATCTGGTGGTTTAGGTTTGAATTTGGCTCTGA ATCCATTTGAATAttacatgttttattttgccattaGTTTGATTACACAAAAG aaCTCACCCATCACCCATCATATCAGCCCTTCCAACAGCGCTTATTTCATCTTGGTGGACACGTATCTGAAGTGTTTCCTACCCACAGAAGGAAGTGTCCTTCCTCCACCTTCCTCAAACCCTGGGGGAGCCATCCCTTCTCCAACTCCCAG GTCTCCAGCCGTGCCTTTCACTTCCTATGGCATGCATCACACCAGCTTGCTGAAACGGCACATTGCCCATCAGCCTTCTGTGAATGCTGACCCAGCTTCCCAGGAGATATGGAGATCAGAAACGCTACTTCAA atcTTTGTCGAAATGTGGCTTCATCATTATTCACTGGAAATGTATCAGAAAATGCAGTCCCCTCATGTCAAG CTGGAGGTTCTCCACTACCGACTCAGTATCTCCAGTAAACACCACGGTAGTCCTGCCCAATCCAGCTACCAGGCCCTCCACGCATACCAA GAGTCATTTAAACCCACTGAAGAGCACGTGCTGGTTGTAAGACTGCTTGTGAAGCATCTGCATGCTTTCAGTAACAGCCTGAAACCAGAGCCTCTCTCCCCTTCAGCCCATTCCCACACAGCCAGCCCACTAGAAGAGTTTAAAAG GGTTGTGATTCCTCGGTTTGTCCAGCAGAAACTTTATatctttctgcagcactgctttggtCACTGGCCACTGGATGCCTCTTTCAGAGCG GTTCTTGAGATGTGGTTAAGTTACTTGCAGCCTTGGAGGTATGCTCCTGAAAAGCCACCTCAAACTGCAGAGCTCTTGCCTCGCAGCGTGTCAGAGAAATG GGCTGCCTTCATTCAAGAAAACCTACTTATGTATACTAAGCTGTTTGTAGGATTTCTGAACAGAACTCTTCGAACAGACTTGGTCAGCCCAAAAAATGCTCTCATGGTGTTCCGAGTAGCCAAGGTCTTTGCTCAGCCCAACCTAGCTGAAATGATATTGAAAg GAGAACAGTTATTCCTGGAGCCAGAACTTGTTATTCCTCATCGTCAACACCGACTTTTTATGACCCCCACGCTTGGTGGAAGCTTCTTCTCATCGTGGCCTCCAACTATTACAGATGCCTCATTTAAGGTGAAGAGTCATGTTTACAGCCTGGAAGGACAGGACTTCCAGTACAAACAGATGTTTGGCACAGAAGTCAGGAACTTG GTGTTAAAACTGGCTCAGCTGATCTGCCAGGCACAGCAGACAGCAAAATCCATATCAGACCATTCTGCAGAGACAATGGCTAGCCATTCCTTCTTTTCATGGTTTAAGTTTACACCATCTGAGATGAATGGTTCCTACACAGGCAATGATCTCGATGAAATCGGACAAGACAGCATcaaaaaaacagatgaatatTTAGAAAAGGCACTGGAATACTTGTGTCAGATCTTTAAG CTGAATGAAGCCCAGCTGACCCAGATGATGATGAAGTGTGGGACAGCTCAAgatgagaatggaaaaaaacagcttccagACTGCATTGAAAGTGAGGATGGCCTCATTCTTACACCCCTCGGCCGGTACCAG atGATAAATGGCTTACGTAGATTTGATGTACAGTATCAGGGAGATACTGAGCTTCAGCCCATACGCAGTTACGAAAATGCCACTCTTGTCCGCCTCCTGTATCGTTTATCCTCAGCACTTAATGAAAGG TTTGCTGATCGGATGGATGTGCTTTGCTCCAGGGAAGATTTTGTCGGCAGATTTTGTCGCTATCATCTTACAAACCCCCACCTCGTACAGAAAATCAGGTATAGTCCTGTGCTGAAGGACAGGACGAACCAGAACTGGGGACCAAGAATCAGTCTGAGGTTTCTGGCTAGCTACAGGACTCTTATTTCCTTGCTAATGCTGTACTTGATTGCATCCTGGTTTTGCATTGGGCCAATGAGTTGTACATTCATTATCCTGTTTAGCTATTTTCTTTATGCTGTAATAATGACTTTCTTCTTCGAAGGACGGAAACCACATGAACACTAA